One window of Brevibacterium pigmentatum genomic DNA carries:
- the acs gene encoding acetate--CoA ligase, whose amino-acid sequence MTNNPTIQELSHEDRSFPPPADFAAAANAQAVEYEKAAADRIGYWEEQAQRISWETPFDTVLDWSDRPFAKWFVGGRLNAAYNCVDRHVENGLGDRVAYYFEGESGDTRTITYSDLLREVSKAANALTELGVKTGDRVAIYMPMIPETVFAMLACARLGAPHTVIFGGFSASAIADRVKDCGVEFIITADGGYRKGKPSALKSVVDEAMEDCPEVRNVLVVRRTGQDVDWNDDRDLWWHEVVDRQPEIHTPEAFDSEHPLYIMYSSGTTGKPKGIMHTTGGYLVGTSFTHWAVFDIKPDKDVFWTAADIGWVTGHSYIVYGPLANGATSVLYEGTPDTPHRGRWWEIVQKYKVSILYCAPTAIRSFMKWGRDIPAQYDLSSLRLLGSVGEPINPEAWMWYREHIGGNRCPVVDTWWQTENGSILISPLPGVTETKPGSAMRPLPGIVADVFDDEGNSVEPGNGGYLVVKEPWPSMLRTLWGDEERFKKTYWSQYPEVYFAGDGAKIDRDGDFWVLGRVDDVLNVSGHRMSTAEIESALVAHPKVAEAAVVGAKDEMTGQAIEAFVILRESADDGGDDVVNDLRSHVRSSIGPIATPRSIMIVPDLPKTRSGKIMRRLLKDVAENREVGDVTTLADSSVMDLIQKGMKES is encoded by the coding sequence ATGACGAACAATCCGACGATTCAGGAACTCAGCCACGAGGACAGGTCTTTCCCACCCCCAGCGGACTTCGCCGCCGCAGCCAATGCCCAAGCTGTCGAATACGAGAAGGCGGCCGCCGACCGCATCGGCTATTGGGAGGAACAGGCACAGCGCATCAGCTGGGAGACTCCCTTCGACACGGTCCTCGACTGGTCGGACAGGCCCTTTGCGAAGTGGTTCGTGGGCGGACGGCTCAATGCCGCATACAACTGCGTCGATCGCCATGTCGAGAACGGCCTCGGCGATCGCGTGGCCTACTACTTCGAAGGCGAATCCGGAGACACCCGCACCATCACGTACTCCGATCTTCTGCGCGAGGTCTCGAAGGCCGCGAATGCGCTCACCGAACTCGGAGTCAAGACCGGCGACCGCGTCGCGATCTACATGCCGATGATCCCGGAGACGGTGTTCGCCATGCTCGCCTGCGCCCGCCTCGGCGCCCCGCACACCGTCATCTTCGGCGGCTTCTCCGCCTCGGCGATCGCCGACCGCGTCAAGGACTGCGGAGTCGAGTTCATCATCACCGCCGACGGCGGCTATCGCAAGGGCAAGCCCTCGGCCCTCAAATCCGTCGTCGACGAGGCGATGGAGGACTGCCCCGAGGTGCGCAACGTCCTCGTCGTCCGCCGCACCGGCCAGGACGTGGACTGGAATGACGACCGTGATCTGTGGTGGCACGAGGTCGTCGATCGACAGCCGGAGATCCACACTCCGGAGGCCTTCGATTCCGAGCATCCGCTCTACATCATGTACTCCTCGGGCACGACCGGAAAGCCCAAGGGCATCATGCACACCACGGGCGGCTACCTCGTCGGGACCTCCTTCACCCACTGGGCGGTCTTCGACATCAAACCGGACAAGGACGTCTTTTGGACGGCCGCGGACATCGGCTGGGTGACCGGCCATTCGTACATCGTCTACGGTCCCCTGGCCAATGGGGCCACCTCGGTGCTCTATGAGGGAACACCGGACACCCCGCACCGAGGCCGGTGGTGGGAGATCGTGCAGAAGTACAAGGTCTCCATCCTCTACTGCGCACCCACGGCCATCCGGTCGTTCATGAAATGGGGCCGCGACATCCCCGCTCAGTACGACCTGTCCAGCCTGCGCCTGCTCGGCAGCGTCGGCGAACCGATCAACCCCGAAGCATGGATGTGGTACCGCGAGCACATCGGCGGCAACCGCTGCCCCGTCGTCGACACCTGGTGGCAGACGGAGAACGGCAGCATCCTCATCAGCCCCCTGCCGGGCGTGACCGAGACGAAGCCGGGCTCGGCGATGCGCCCGCTGCCCGGGATCGTCGCCGACGTCTTCGACGACGAGGGCAATTCGGTCGAACCCGGAAACGGCGGATACCTCGTCGTCAAGGAACCATGGCCGTCGATGTTGCGCACCCTGTGGGGCGATGAGGAGCGGTTCAAGAAGACCTACTGGTCGCAGTACCCGGAGGTGTACTTCGCCGGGGACGGTGCGAAGATCGACCGCGACGGCGATTTCTGGGTCCTCGGCCGTGTCGACGACGTCCTCAACGTCTCCGGGCACCGGATGTCGACCGCGGAGATCGAATCCGCCCTCGTCGCTCATCCGAAGGTCGCCGAGGCGGCCGTGGTCGGCGCGAAAGACGAGATGACCGGCCAGGCGATCGAGGCATTCGTCATCCTGAGGGAGAGTGCAGACGACGGCGGGGACGATGTCGTGAACGATCTGCGGTCTCATGTGCGCTCCTCGATCGGTCCGATCGCGACTCCGCGCTCGATCATGATCGTGCCCGATCTGCCGAAGACCCGGTCGGGCAAGATCATGCGGCGGCTGCTCAAGGACGTGGCCGAGAACCGCGAGGTCGGCGATGTCACGACTCTCGCGGACTCCTCGGTGATGGACCTCATCCAGAAGGGCATGAAGGAGAGCTGA
- a CDS encoding tyrosine-type recombinase/integrase yields the protein MAYVDLRKIGRAPRSGKVHEINYRDSSGRRRYERFPTKREALEFEAKIKLNLGGVRASKRSERTIVNDAFEKWMKYLSIHGGRSNDGISPSTRSGYESIHAQWIASTLGEIPLAKLDRETVDDWRMTMVSANGMEPSPRQRGAADAQLARLLAWCQDQEYISDNPAKTRSGAPAPRAKVRKKKQHIYLDNRQVWRLAAHAPDETTRNIILTMATTGLRFGEVAALTAGDLDPDTGEIRVHRAYAMDRGKLYIARTKSHEERTVMVAGNVLTLLADRASALMPDDLLFTTLTGRPINRDNWADRKFGKAAKAASTAVARLQGNLGVKEHKGPRAWFGPKTAAAVERAQKISSFGVAGIGEQQFDAALSVLGETVKIVDLREGDIDFPTPTPHDMRHTAASVAIRSGASVKAVQAMLGHSSAKVTLDTYAGLFPSEQAAVATAMANALSMPE from the coding sequence ATGGCATATGTGGACCTGCGCAAGATTGGCCGCGCACCGAGGAGCGGCAAAGTTCATGAGATCAACTACCGCGACTCCTCCGGGAGGCGCCGGTATGAACGCTTCCCGACTAAGCGGGAAGCTCTTGAGTTTGAAGCCAAGATCAAGCTGAACCTCGGCGGCGTGCGGGCCAGTAAGAGGTCCGAGCGGACAATAGTCAATGATGCCTTCGAGAAGTGGATGAAGTACCTTTCGATCCATGGCGGGAGATCTAACGACGGGATCTCCCCGTCAACGAGGTCAGGCTATGAGTCGATCCACGCTCAGTGGATCGCGTCGACGCTCGGCGAGATTCCGTTAGCGAAGCTCGACCGGGAGACGGTGGACGACTGGCGGATGACAATGGTTTCGGCCAACGGCATGGAGCCGTCGCCGCGTCAGCGCGGCGCGGCGGACGCCCAGCTCGCCCGTCTCCTCGCGTGGTGTCAGGACCAGGAATACATCTCTGATAATCCGGCCAAGACTCGATCCGGGGCGCCGGCCCCGCGTGCGAAGGTTCGGAAGAAGAAGCAGCACATCTACCTCGACAATCGGCAGGTGTGGCGTCTCGCAGCGCACGCGCCGGACGAGACTACCCGCAACATCATACTGACAATGGCAACTACCGGACTTCGCTTTGGAGAGGTCGCGGCATTGACTGCCGGTGATCTCGACCCCGACACCGGAGAGATACGTGTCCACCGCGCCTACGCAATGGATCGCGGCAAGCTTTATATCGCCCGAACGAAGTCTCATGAGGAGCGGACCGTCATGGTCGCCGGCAACGTCCTGACTCTCCTCGCTGATCGAGCGTCAGCATTGATGCCCGATGATCTCCTCTTTACGACGCTGACAGGGCGCCCGATCAACAGGGATAACTGGGCGGATCGCAAGTTTGGGAAGGCGGCGAAGGCGGCTTCGACTGCCGTTGCCAGGCTCCAGGGGAATCTTGGTGTGAAGGAGCACAAGGGTCCGCGCGCGTGGTTTGGGCCAAAGACTGCCGCTGCAGTCGAGCGGGCGCAGAAGATTTCGAGCTTCGGTGTTGCTGGGATCGGTGAGCAGCAGTTCGATGCCGCGCTCTCCGTTCTGGGTGAGACCGTGAAGATCGTTGACCTTCGGGAGGGTGACATCGACTTCCCGACGCCGACCCCGCATGACATGCGCCATACGGCGGCGTCTGTTGCGATCCGTTCTGGGGCATCGGTGAAGGCGGTCCAAGCCATGCTGGGGCACTCCTCAGCGAAGGTCACCCTCGATACCTACGCGGGTCTGTTCCCGAGCGAACAGGCAGCGGTCGCCACGGCGATGGCGAACGCCCTCTCAATGCCCGAGTGA
- a CDS encoding VOC family protein — protein MTSRVGDLVVKAQDPDRLSRFWCEALGYEVSAKDETGVAISGASNAPAILFERSDDTFADGTLHLDLCPTDRSQEDELERLLSLGAKPTDVVPSGSWYVLADPEGNKFCLMARRIPREPEDFHD, from the coding sequence ATGACGAGTCGAGTTGGGGACCTCGTTGTCAAGGCCCAAGACCCAGATCGGCTGAGCCGATTCTGGTGCGAAGCGCTCGGATACGAGGTTTCAGCCAAGGACGAAACTGGAGTCGCGATCTCCGGAGCGTCGAATGCCCCGGCGATTCTCTTCGAGCGCTCGGACGATACTTTCGCGGATGGAACTCTGCATCTCGATCTGTGTCCTACCGACCGGAGTCAAGAAGACGAGCTCGAGAGGCTCTTGTCTCTAGGTGCGAAGCCAACTGACGTAGTGCCGTCAGGTAGCTGGTACGTCCTCGCGGATCCGGAAGGCAATAAATTCTGTCTCATGGCCAGGCGCATCCCAAGGGAGCCTGAAGACTTTCACGATTGA
- a CDS encoding cytochrome c biogenesis CcdA family protein, translating into MIAVATIGEQFSQIASSGPMLLAIPIAVIAGIISFLSPCVLPLVPGYLGYVTGLAGKSLEDQKTFRVVIGVFLFMLGFSAVFVSIGLVFSLTGILLSAWADVINRIMGAIVIVAGIIFMGGLSLLQREWRIKSRPQAGLWGAPLLGGTFAFSWAPCMGPTLAAVLALTTSFGPTGSGALLRGTILTLSYCLGLGIPFLLVSLLLIRGGGRMRWVKDHHAAITRAGGAVLIGIGILLITGVWTQWVNGLQGLIGGFSTVV; encoded by the coding sequence GTGATCGCTGTGGCAACGATCGGTGAACAGTTCTCACAGATAGCAAGCTCGGGCCCGATGCTGCTGGCAATCCCGATTGCTGTGATCGCCGGGATCATCTCGTTCCTGTCGCCATGCGTGTTACCACTGGTGCCTGGCTATCTTGGCTATGTCACTGGACTTGCCGGGAAGTCACTCGAAGATCAGAAGACATTCCGCGTGGTCATTGGTGTGTTCTTGTTCATGCTCGGCTTTTCGGCAGTCTTCGTCTCAATTGGACTCGTCTTTTCTCTCACAGGGATACTTCTCAGCGCCTGGGCGGACGTGATCAATCGCATCATGGGTGCGATCGTCATCGTGGCAGGGATCATCTTCATGGGCGGATTGAGTCTCCTCCAGCGGGAGTGGCGTATCAAGAGCCGCCCTCAGGCGGGATTGTGGGGAGCACCGCTTCTCGGCGGAACGTTCGCGTTCAGCTGGGCCCCGTGCATGGGGCCGACATTAGCGGCAGTACTTGCTTTGACGACCAGTTTCGGGCCGACAGGATCCGGTGCCTTGCTTCGCGGGACCATATTGACCCTCAGTTATTGCCTGGGTCTTGGCATTCCCTTCCTGCTTGTCTCTTTGCTACTCATCAGAGGCGGCGGTCGCATGAGGTGGGTCAAAGATCATCATGCAGCAATTACCCGTGCGGGAGGGGCCGTTCTCATCGGAATCGGAATACTGCTGATCACTGGAGTATGGACTCAATGGGTCAACGGACTGCAGGGGCTTATCGGTGGATTTTCCACCGTGGTCTGA
- a CDS encoding TlpA family protein disulfide reductase, which translates to MQNTYAQRSRLRSFSRLAYGSALLAVTLGAITGCAPADKGVEDTSGSNDQGYVAGTGVITQIPESQRSTPVQLAGNTTNGDAFDLQEWQGSPVVLNLWYAACPPCREEAPDLQESYESFSEEGVAFLGINVRDEAAAANAFARQFGITYPSMLDKEGRAVAALSGLLPPQAVPSTVILDSKGRPAARVVGIVDRSTLDGLITDVLAKDT; encoded by the coding sequence GTGCAAAACACCTATGCGCAGCGATCGCGACTTCGATCCTTTTCCCGCCTGGCCTACGGGAGCGCTTTGCTCGCGGTCACGCTGGGTGCGATCACCGGATGCGCTCCCGCCGACAAAGGCGTCGAGGACACTTCCGGATCAAATGATCAGGGGTACGTGGCGGGCACGGGAGTGATCACGCAGATTCCCGAATCGCAACGCTCAACACCCGTGCAGCTGGCCGGAAACACGACGAACGGGGATGCCTTCGACCTACAAGAATGGCAGGGTAGCCCAGTGGTATTGAACTTGTGGTACGCAGCGTGCCCACCGTGTCGAGAAGAGGCACCAGACCTTCAGGAAAGCTACGAATCGTTTAGCGAGGAGGGAGTGGCCTTCCTGGGAATCAATGTCCGAGATGAAGCTGCTGCGGCAAACGCATTTGCTCGACAATTCGGCATCACCTACCCCTCCATGCTCGACAAAGAAGGGCGGGCAGTGGCGGCCTTGAGCGGTCTTCTTCCACCGCAGGCCGTACCGTCGACGGTGATTCTCGATTCCAAGGGCCGTCCTGCTGCTCGTGTCGTCGGGATCGTCGATCGCTCGACTCTTGATGGCCTCATCACTGACGTACTTGCCAAAGACACGTGA
- the cmtR gene encoding Cd(II)/Pb(II)-sensing metalloregulatory transcriptional regulator CmtR — MLTIASRLDVMNRLGRAMADPTRSKILMTLLDAPSYPAVLSRELELTRSNVSNHLTCLRDCGIVVAEPEGRQTRYEIADPHLAAALVALVDVTLAVDEHAPCVDSACIVPGCCGAGADA, encoded by the coding sequence ATGCTGACTATTGCTTCACGCCTCGACGTCATGAACCGGCTCGGCCGGGCTATGGCGGATCCGACGCGCTCCAAGATTCTGATGACGCTGCTCGACGCTCCGAGTTACCCGGCTGTGCTCTCTCGAGAGTTGGAATTGACGCGTTCGAACGTGTCGAACCATCTGACCTGCCTGCGCGATTGCGGGATCGTGGTCGCTGAGCCGGAGGGCCGACAGACGCGATACGAGATCGCCGATCCGCACCTCGCTGCTGCGCTCGTCGCGCTGGTGGACGTGACGCTGGCCGTGGATGAGCACGCGCCGTGCGTGGATTCGGCGTGCATAGTGCCGGGGTGCTGCGGAGCGGGGGCCGACGCGTGA
- a CDS encoding heavy metal translocating P-type ATPase has protein sequence MSAACGCEHEPAATAGEEIEEVERPWWKDRGIMVPVFSGVAFLTGLIFDWSALEILGLVLFWIGLLLGASTFTPGAIRKLFKGKLGIGLLMSISAIGAVILGYVEEAAALAFLYSIAEALEDKAMDRARGGLRALLKLVPETAIVLRDGVSVEVPAKELVAGQILLVRPGERIATDGIVRSGRSSLDTSAITGESIPVEVDPGDEVSAGAINSSGALEVETTAAGTDNSLTTIVELVEQAQTEKGERARLADRIARPLVPGVLILAAVVAILGSLLSDPDVWITRALVVLVAASPCALAISVPLTVVAAIGAASKFGVIIKSGAVFERFGTIRHVAVDKTGTLTRNEPAVTAVLTVDGVAETQALAWAAALEQHSTHPLAAAITASAPGVPAAANVTEQTGYGVEGIVDGARITVGSPRWLDAGELGGQVSTLEEQGMTVVIVHRDGFPDAAVGVRDELRPEVSEVVGTLADQGIGMTMLTGDNARTAGALAGQAGINDVRAELRPEDKSAAIGDLSKVGSVAMIGDGINDAPALAAADIGIAMGATGSDAAIESADVAFTGHDLRLIPRAFDHARRGRRIINQNIILSLLIIAVLLPLALFGVLGLATVVLVHEVAEVVVILNGLRAARTRRSRLES, from the coding sequence GTGAGCGCGGCGTGCGGCTGCGAGCACGAGCCTGCTGCCACGGCGGGAGAGGAAATCGAAGAAGTAGAGAGACCCTGGTGGAAGGATCGCGGAATCATGGTGCCGGTGTTCTCCGGCGTTGCGTTCCTGACCGGGCTGATCTTCGATTGGTCCGCCCTCGAGATCCTGGGGCTTGTGCTGTTCTGGATCGGTCTGTTGCTGGGCGCGTCGACGTTCACTCCGGGAGCGATCCGGAAGCTTTTCAAGGGCAAGCTCGGTATCGGGCTGTTGATGTCGATCAGTGCGATCGGCGCTGTCATCCTCGGGTATGTCGAGGAGGCTGCGGCTCTGGCGTTCCTGTATTCGATCGCTGAGGCGCTGGAGGATAAGGCGATGGACCGCGCCCGGGGCGGGTTGCGGGCGTTGCTGAAGCTCGTGCCGGAGACGGCGATCGTGTTGCGCGACGGCGTCTCCGTCGAGGTCCCCGCGAAGGAGCTGGTTGCCGGGCAAATCTTGCTCGTCCGCCCAGGCGAGCGGATCGCGACCGATGGGATCGTCCGCTCGGGGCGCTCCAGCCTGGATACGTCGGCGATCACTGGGGAGTCGATTCCGGTCGAGGTCGATCCGGGTGATGAGGTGTCGGCGGGCGCGATCAACAGCTCGGGCGCGCTGGAGGTCGAGACGACTGCGGCGGGCACCGATAACTCGCTGACCACGATCGTCGAGCTGGTGGAGCAGGCACAGACGGAGAAGGGCGAGCGTGCTCGTCTCGCGGACAGGATCGCCCGTCCACTGGTGCCCGGCGTTCTGATCCTCGCTGCGGTGGTCGCGATCCTTGGGTCGCTGTTGAGTGACCCGGATGTGTGGATCACGCGTGCGCTCGTCGTGCTGGTCGCCGCCTCTCCATGTGCGTTGGCGATCTCGGTGCCGTTGACGGTCGTCGCCGCGATCGGTGCGGCGAGCAAGTTCGGCGTGATCATCAAGTCCGGTGCCGTCTTCGAGCGCTTCGGCACGATCCGGCACGTCGCCGTCGACAAGACCGGCACCCTGACCCGCAACGAGCCCGCGGTCACCGCCGTCCTGACCGTGGACGGCGTTGCTGAGACGCAGGCGCTGGCCTGGGCGGCGGCGCTGGAGCAGCACAGCACGCATCCCCTCGCGGCAGCGATCACGGCATCTGCACCCGGTGTGCCCGCAGCTGCGAACGTGACCGAGCAGACCGGATACGGCGTCGAAGGCATTGTCGACGGCGCTCGTATCACCGTCGGCAGCCCCCGCTGGCTCGACGCCGGCGAGCTCGGTGGCCAGGTCTCAACCCTGGAAGAGCAAGGCATGACCGTCGTGATCGTCCACCGCGACGGCTTCCCGGACGCGGCGGTTGGTGTCCGTGATGAGCTGCGCCCTGAAGTCTCCGAGGTCGTCGGCACGCTCGCGGATCAGGGCATTGGGATGACGATGCTCACCGGAGACAACGCCCGGACCGCTGGTGCGCTGGCTGGCCAGGCGGGCATCAATGACGTGCGCGCGGAGCTGCGTCCCGAGGACAAGTCTGCTGCGATCGGTGATCTGTCGAAGGTGGGGTCAGTCGCGATGATCGGAGACGGCATCAACGACGCCCCGGCTCTCGCGGCCGCGGATATTGGCATCGCGATGGGAGCTACCGGCTCCGACGCAGCGATCGAGTCCGCCGACGTCGCCTTCACCGGCCACGACCTCCGCCTGATCCCGCGTGCGTTCGATCACGCCCGCCGTGGTCGGCGGATCATTAATCAGAACATCATTCTGTCGCTGCTGATTATCGCCGTACTGCTCCCTCTGGCCCTGTTTGGGGTCCTGGGGCTCGCCACTGTCGTCCTGGTCCATGAGGTCGCGGAGGTCGTCGTGATCCTCAACGGTCTGCGTGCTGCCCGCACCCGCAGATCACGATTGGAGAGCTGA
- a CDS encoding cadmium resistance transporter has protein sequence MLTTIGSAIGLFAATNIDDIVVLTVLFLASRRGQLRPWQIVVGQYLGFITLVVISVVAALGLTIIPDEWVGFLGLIPLGIGIWALVRGLRRNGDDDDKIAAVGLWGVAGITIANGADNISLYTPIFRTSSPGDVTIMIVVFLILVAVWCAAGRLIGTHKAVTETLERVEHWLVPVVFIGLGLFILVESGVIIRLIEALA, from the coding sequence ATGCTCACGACCATCGGATCAGCGATCGGACTGTTCGCTGCGACCAACATTGACGACATCGTCGTGCTCACAGTGCTGTTCCTCGCCTCTCGCCGAGGCCAGCTTCGTCCATGGCAGATCGTCGTGGGCCAGTACCTCGGGTTCATCACCCTCGTCGTGATCAGCGTGGTCGCTGCGCTCGGTCTCACGATCATCCCGGATGAGTGGGTGGGATTCCTCGGCTTGATCCCGCTCGGCATCGGTATCTGGGCCCTCGTGCGCGGCTTGCGCCGCAACGGCGATGACGATGACAAGATCGCCGCGGTCGGGCTGTGGGGCGTCGCCGGGATCACGATCGCCAACGGGGCCGACAATATCTCGCTCTACACGCCCATTTTCCGCACCAGCTCGCCCGGCGACGTCACGATCATGATCGTCGTATTCCTGATACTCGTCGCCGTGTGGTGCGCGGCCGGACGCCTAATCGGAACTCACAAGGCCGTCACCGAAACGCTCGAACGCGTCGAGCACTGGCTCGTCCCGGTCGTGTTCATCGGACTGGGCCTGTTCATCCTGGTCGAGTCCGGCGTCATCATCCGCCTCATCGAGGCCCTCGCATGA
- a CDS encoding signal peptidase II gives MTPDATSDIEPASVEPPQRGRWRLTAASLLLALVVVLIDQGTKAWAQATLIEGERIPLVGDLLGLQLAYNPGAAFSFGEGFTWVFALVAVAVAIAALVFAFRVRRPGWAVGIGALGGAAASHAGDRLFRQPGFAQGHVADFLAYGNWFIGNIADIVIVIVAVAGTLFMIRDDQN, from the coding sequence ATGACCCCGGACGCGACCTCCGACATTGAGCCGGCGTCGGTAGAGCCGCCGCAGAGGGGGCGCTGGCGGCTCACCGCAGCGTCGCTCCTGCTGGCCCTGGTCGTCGTCCTAATCGATCAGGGAACGAAAGCGTGGGCCCAGGCCACGCTCATCGAGGGTGAGCGAATCCCGCTGGTCGGTGACCTGCTGGGCTTGCAGCTCGCCTACAATCCCGGCGCGGCGTTCTCCTTCGGCGAGGGGTTCACCTGGGTGTTTGCTCTGGTGGCCGTGGCCGTCGCCATTGCCGCGCTTGTCTTCGCGTTTCGTGTCCGACGGCCCGGGTGGGCGGTGGGGATCGGTGCGCTCGGCGGGGCCGCCGCCTCGCACGCCGGAGACAGACTCTTCCGCCAACCAGGATTCGCGCAGGGGCACGTCGCGGACTTCCTCGCCTACGGCAACTGGTTCATCGGCAACATCGCTGACATCGTGATCGTCATAGTAGCGGTTGCAGGAACGCTCTTCATGATCCGCGACGACCAGAATTGA
- a CDS encoding DsbA family protein — protein sequence MIGVAALVLAGLLVFNDDSNEPQSDTAPTSADTADLLVRDDSPRLSKGGEAVFVEFLDFECEGCLSLYPVIEDLRKEYGDRVTFVVRHMPLHNNSVNAALAAEAAAEQGEFEAMYQRLFETVDEWGHQETSQREKFSGYAKELGLDMDQFTAAYDDPATLERVEQSQKDGQALGVTGTPTFFLDGEKLQPESVTDLEEAFDAALQD from the coding sequence ATGATCGGCGTCGCCGCCCTCGTCCTCGCCGGTCTGCTGGTGTTCAATGACGACAGCAACGAACCACAATCGGACACCGCACCCACCAGTGCAGACACCGCCGACTTACTGGTCCGCGATGACAGCCCCCGCTTGTCTAAGGGTGGCGAAGCCGTGTTCGTGGAGTTCCTTGATTTCGAGTGCGAAGGCTGCCTGTCTCTTTACCCGGTCATCGAGGACCTGCGAAAGGAATACGGGGACCGTGTCACATTCGTCGTGCGTCATATGCCCTTACATAACAACTCCGTCAACGCAGCCCTGGCCGCCGAGGCGGCTGCTGAACAGGGCGAGTTCGAGGCGATGTATCAACGTTTGTTCGAAACGGTAGACGAATGGGGCCACCAGGAGACATCACAACGCGAGAAGTTCTCTGGTTACGCTAAGGAACTCGGCCTGGACATGGACCAGTTCACCGCAGCCTATGATGATCCGGCCACTCTCGAGCGCGTTGAGCAGAGCCAGAAGGACGGGCAGGCCCTCGGAGTCACCGGCACGCCAACGTTCTTCCTCGACGGCGAGAAGCTCCAACCCGAAAGCGTCACTGACCTGGAGGAAGCTTTCGATGCTGCCCTCCAAGACTGA
- a CDS encoding vitamin K epoxide reductase family protein gives MLPSKTETGNETETQETPVTSSRGLAALFVVGGLIGLIAAVVLLVEKMTLAANPDYIPSCNANPVLSCGSVMATPQAAAFGVPNPIIGVAGFAIVAAIGVGLFAGGRYTAWYWATIQIGVTFAVIFVHWLIYQSLYVIGALCPYCMAVWAVTIPIFWYTSTRNLRSLSKGQKWINLLHEYRGAILTGWFLLIIVLIANRFWDYWSTLV, from the coding sequence ATGCTGCCCTCCAAGACTGAGACCGGCAACGAGACGGAGACACAAGAAACCCCGGTCACGTCGTCCCGTGGCCTGGCAGCGTTATTCGTCGTAGGCGGGCTCATCGGGTTGATAGCGGCTGTGGTGTTGCTGGTGGAGAAGATGACACTGGCCGCCAATCCGGACTATATCCCCAGCTGCAACGCCAACCCAGTTCTCTCCTGTGGCTCGGTAATGGCGACTCCGCAAGCCGCGGCATTTGGTGTTCCCAACCCGATCATCGGCGTCGCAGGTTTCGCCATCGTCGCGGCTATCGGCGTAGGTCTTTTCGCTGGAGGGCGATACACCGCCTGGTACTGGGCCACCATTCAGATCGGTGTCACGTTCGCGGTCATCTTCGTGCACTGGTTGATCTATCAGAGCCTCTACGTCATCGGGGCACTATGTCCCTACTGCATGGCAGTGTGGGCAGTGACGATCCCCATCTTTTGGTACACCTCTACCCGAAACCTCAGATCACTGAGCAAGGGACAAAAGTGGATCAACCTGCTCCACGAATACCGTGGAGCGATCCTGACTGGCTGGTTCCTCCTCATCATCGTTTTGATCGCCAACCGCTTCTGGGACTACTGGTCCACTCTCGTGTGA
- a CDS encoding recombinase family protein, with protein MSRVQLDADGRRSSLKTKGIKMTKGQTLAYVRVSTAEQNEARQLEALAAAGDHDKLYVEKVSAKDRDRPQLKAMMDHAREGDVVRVKSIDRLARSTRDLLAIVQELNDKGVSVEFLDTPEMNINSAQGKFMLAVMGAFAELERETIKERQAEGIAAAKARGAYAHRPKKLTDEQVAEAAQMRQDGVSVADLARGLGVSRQTLYTALKSA; from the coding sequence ATGTCTAGAGTTCAGTTAGACGCAGACGGCAGGAGGTCGTCGCTCAAAACAAAGGGAATCAAAATGACCAAGGGCCAGACACTCGCCTACGTTCGTGTTTCGACGGCAGAGCAGAACGAAGCACGGCAGCTCGAAGCGCTCGCCGCCGCCGGAGACCACGACAAACTCTACGTCGAGAAAGTCTCAGCCAAAGATCGCGACCGCCCCCAGCTCAAAGCCATGATGGATCACGCACGCGAAGGCGACGTTGTTCGTGTGAAGTCGATTGACCGGCTCGCACGTTCGACGCGAGACCTGCTCGCTATCGTCCAAGAACTCAACGACAAAGGCGTGAGCGTCGAATTCCTCGACACTCCCGAAATGAACATTAACTCAGCCCAGGGGAAGTTCATGCTCGCGGTTATGGGTGCGTTCGCAGAACTCGAACGCGAAACTATCAAGGAAAGGCAGGCCGAAGGGATCGCCGCCGCGAAAGCACGCGGAGCATACGCCCACCGCCCAAAGAAGCTCACGGATGAACAGGTCGCGGAAGCCGCTCAGATGCGGCAGGACGGCGTTAGTGTCGCCGACCTCGCCCGAGGCCTCGGTGTTAGCCGACAGACGCTCTACACCGCCCTCAAGAGCGCATGA